In the genome of Terriglobales bacterium, one region contains:
- a CDS encoding DUF2007 domain-containing protein yields the protein MSVHPDPNEKLVSVFDTADETEAMVVQGVLEAAGIESLVTSPDAPQEVMPGLGGVNIMVRADQAEEARRVIQEYRADDAIREEDGEPPQAESA from the coding sequence ATGTCCGTCCATCCGGATCCCAACGAAAAGCTGGTGAGCGTGTTCGATACCGCCGACGAAACCGAAGCCATGGTGGTCCAGGGTGTGCTCGAAGCCGCGGGCATCGAGTCGCTGGTGACCTCGCCGGACGCGCCCCAGGAAGTGATGCCGGGACTGGGAGGCGTCAACATCATGGTGCGCGCCGACCAGGCCGAGGAAGCGCGCCGCGTCATCCAGGAGTACCGCGCGGATGACGCCATCCGCGAAGAGGACGGAGAACCACCACAAGCAGAAAGCGCGTGA